From the genome of Variovorax sp. RA8, one region includes:
- a CDS encoding LysR family transcriptional regulator: protein MDTRQMRCILAISEAGSLTRAAEQLGIAQPALTQTLNRLEREIGTPLFTRTRRGATLTEAGLAVVDDVRASIAHGDAAAERARAIAAGRAGRLTVGFVTHAIYEVLPRALRLLRAEHPRLEVVLREMSNAEQVDALAGGRIDIALLHPPVSVDARVNELRLGEDPMIAALPAAFDVAEDGCVSLAEVAQHGLVWFPEQQIPALRSQMLGAIRRAGHQVQVVQDANRTLTVLACVAAGLGWSLLPRSARALRHEGVRYAEVRDGASLPAFELSAMWLARSRPTFADTFAQTLGPVQSS from the coding sequence ATGGACACCCGCCAGATGCGCTGCATCCTCGCGATCAGCGAGGCGGGCAGCCTCACGCGCGCGGCCGAGCAGTTGGGCATCGCGCAGCCGGCCCTCACCCAGACGCTGAACCGCCTCGAGCGCGAGATCGGCACGCCGCTGTTCACGCGCACGCGGCGCGGCGCGACCCTGACGGAGGCGGGCCTCGCGGTCGTGGACGACGTGCGCGCCAGCATTGCCCATGGCGATGCGGCCGCCGAGCGGGCACGCGCCATCGCGGCGGGCCGCGCGGGCCGCCTCACGGTGGGCTTCGTGACCCATGCCATCTACGAAGTGCTGCCACGCGCGCTGCGTCTGCTGCGCGCCGAGCATCCACGGCTCGAGGTGGTGCTGCGCGAGATGAGCAACGCCGAGCAGGTCGACGCGCTGGCGGGCGGGCGCATCGACATCGCGCTGCTGCACCCCCCGGTCTCGGTCGATGCGCGCGTGAACGAACTGCGGCTGGGGGAGGACCCGATGATCGCCGCGCTGCCCGCCGCCTTCGATGTGGCAGAGGACGGCTGCGTGTCCCTGGCAGAGGTCGCGCAGCACGGCCTGGTCTGGTTTCCCGAGCAGCAGATCCCGGCCTTGCGCAGCCAGATGCTGGGCGCGATCCGCCGCGCCGGCCACCAGGTGCAGGTGGTACAGGACGCTAACCGCACGCTGACGGTGCTGGCCTGCGTGGCGGCCGGCCTGGGCTGGTCGCTGCTGCCGCGCTCCGCGCGCGCGCTGCGACACGAGGGCGTGCGCTACGCCGAGGTGCGCGACGGCGCGAGCCTGCCGGCCTTCGAGCTGTCGGCGATGTGGCTGGCGCGCTCGCGGCCGACTTTTGCCGACACGTTCGCGCAGACACTGGGACCGGTTCAGTCCAGCTGA
- a CDS encoding FAD/NAD(P)-binding protein — translation MPHDTSTAALPPVPPQFTASPRDAAALEALAIRARADLERINVPPPTWMLPAESATGASPVLDVLVAGAGMCGQTAAFALHREGLTNIRVIDRAARGEEGPWGTYARMLTLRSPKQVGGPELGVPSLSFRAWYEAQHGSDGWQALHKIGRIDWRDYLLWVRDTVGLAVDNGVSLRAVSHGEGGRLLSIELEGPGGRRETVRARQLVLALGRDGSGAPRWPDFPTLRRDDPLAAGRVFHSADAIDFAALEGRRIGVLGAGASAFDNAGSALEAGAAEVQLFARRAQLPQVNKSKAASSHGFLRGFEGLDDARKWRVYTYIFDEQVPPPWESVRRCDAHAAFTLRLGTPWVDVVPGEDGVTVALPDGGSERFDAVIFGTGFDVDLLDRPEIGRYTPLVDTWARHVPSEEARRHPEPARFPYLGAGFELRAHAPGPPDATEALSRMRLFNWGATMTHGALAGDIPGLAIGAARLAQAIARDLFVEDADRHWARLLAHDEPELIATRWYVPGGGVE, via the coding sequence ATGCCCCACGACACCTCCACCGCCGCATTGCCGCCGGTGCCCCCGCAGTTCACCGCAAGCCCGCGCGACGCCGCGGCGCTCGAAGCCCTGGCGATACGGGCGCGCGCCGACCTCGAACGCATCAACGTCCCGCCGCCCACCTGGATGCTCCCGGCCGAATCCGCCACCGGGGCCTCGCCCGTGCTCGACGTATTGGTGGCCGGCGCCGGCATGTGCGGCCAGACCGCCGCCTTCGCCCTCCACCGCGAGGGCCTGACGAATATCCGCGTGATCGACCGCGCCGCGCGCGGCGAGGAAGGCCCCTGGGGCACCTACGCGCGCATGCTGACGCTGCGCAGCCCCAAGCAGGTCGGCGGGCCGGAACTGGGCGTGCCTTCGCTCTCCTTCCGGGCCTGGTACGAGGCGCAGCACGGCAGCGACGGCTGGCAGGCGCTGCACAAGATCGGCCGCATCGACTGGCGCGACTACCTGCTATGGGTGCGCGACACCGTCGGCCTGGCGGTGGACAACGGCGTCAGCCTGCGCGCGGTCTCGCACGGCGAAGGCGGCCGCCTGCTCTCGATCGAGCTCGAAGGCCCCGGCGGCCGGCGCGAGACCGTGCGCGCCCGTCAGCTCGTGCTCGCGCTGGGCCGCGACGGCAGCGGCGCGCCGCGCTGGCCGGACTTCCCGACACTGCGGCGCGACGATCCGCTCGCGGCCGGCCGGGTGTTCCACTCGGCCGATGCGATCGACTTCGCCGCCCTGGAAGGCCGGCGCATCGGCGTGCTGGGCGCCGGCGCCTCGGCCTTCGACAATGCGGGCAGCGCGCTGGAGGCCGGCGCCGCCGAGGTCCAGCTGTTCGCGCGCCGCGCGCAGTTGCCGCAGGTCAACAAGAGCAAGGCCGCCTCCAGCCACGGCTTCCTGCGCGGCTTCGAGGGGCTGGACGATGCGCGGAAGTGGCGCGTCTACACCTACATCTTCGACGAGCAGGTGCCGCCGCCCTGGGAGAGCGTGCGCCGCTGCGACGCGCACGCGGCCTTCACGCTGCGCCTGGGCACGCCCTGGGTGGACGTGGTGCCCGGCGAAGACGGCGTGACGGTCGCCCTGCCCGATGGCGGCAGCGAGCGCTTCGACGCGGTGATCTTCGGCACCGGCTTCGACGTCGACCTGCTCGACCGGCCCGAGATCGGCCGCTACACGCCGCTGGTCGACACCTGGGCGCGCCACGTGCCGTCCGAAGAGGCGCGGCGCCATCCCGAGCCGGCGCGCTTTCCTTATCTGGGCGCGGGCTTCGAGCTGCGTGCCCACGCGCCCGGCCCGCCGGACGCGACCGAGGCGCTGTCGCGCATGCGCCTGTTCAACTGGGGCGCCACCATGACCCACGGTGCGCTCGCGGGCGACATCCCCGGCCTCGCGATCGGCGCCGCCCGGCTGGCCCAGGCGATCGCGCGCGACCTGTTCGTCGAGGATGCCGACCGCCATTGGGCGCGGCTGCTGGCGCATGACGAGCCGGAGCTGATCGCGACGCGCTGGTATGTCCCGGGCGGAGGCGTCGAATGA
- a CDS encoding 2-hydroxychromene-2-carboxylate isomerase: MMIALDCYYSLSSPWAYLGGPQLQDLVRRHHVHLTLKPYDFQAVVPQTGGIPLKTRPEARRTYHALELARWRDYLGMPLVLEPAHYPKGKPADPNWNKYAGWMVIAAQLQGLDAQPLSHALLRALWAEERDTSKADVRISVADENGYDGAALQALEQAAETQAAYRAYSAEAVEKGVFGSPTYVLEGERFWGQDRLGFLDRALDRLRG; the protein is encoded by the coding sequence ATGATGATCGCCCTCGACTGCTATTACAGCCTCTCCTCGCCCTGGGCCTACCTCGGCGGCCCGCAACTGCAGGACCTCGTGCGTCGCCACCACGTGCACCTCACGCTCAAGCCCTACGACTTCCAGGCCGTGGTGCCGCAGACCGGCGGCATCCCGCTCAAGACGCGACCCGAGGCCCGTCGTACCTATCACGCGCTCGAGCTCGCCCGCTGGCGCGACTACCTGGGCATGCCGCTGGTGCTGGAGCCCGCGCACTATCCCAAGGGCAAGCCCGCCGATCCGAACTGGAACAAGTACGCCGGCTGGATGGTGATCGCCGCCCAGCTGCAGGGGCTGGACGCGCAACCGCTGTCCCATGCGCTGCTGCGCGCGCTGTGGGCCGAGGAGCGCGACACCTCGAAGGCCGACGTCCGCATTTCAGTGGCCGACGAGAACGGCTACGACGGCGCGGCGCTGCAGGCGCTCGAGCAGGCCGCCGAGACGCAGGCCGCCTACCGCGCCTACAGTGCCGAGGCGGTAGAGAAGGGCGTGTTCGGCTCGCCGACCTACGTGCTCGAGGGCGAGCGTTTCTGGGGACAGGACCGGCTGGGCTTCCTGGACCGGGCGCTGGACCGGCTGCGCGGCTGA
- the dapF gene encoding diaminopimelate epimerase encodes MRIRFTKMQGAGNDFVVLDETRGALGLDAAQYRFLADRHFGVGADQILSVRPAPAEGVDFQYVIHNADGGEVEQCGNGARCFMRFVREHGLTDKEQVRVQTLSGVIEPKMGADGRVTVDMGAPIFEPQRVPFDTAGLDPQHDNGWHTWHLTLGTHADSAKVSVAVLSMGNPHAVQIVPDVDAAPVAKQGPAIEHHPRFPQRVNAGFMQIVDRGHVRLRVFERGAGETLACGTGACAAVVAGIRLGRLDTRVDVQTRGGLLTIEWAGDGAPVLMTGPAVTVFEGDIEVPDAP; translated from the coding sequence ATGCGAATCCGCTTCACCAAGATGCAGGGCGCCGGCAACGACTTCGTCGTGCTGGACGAGACCCGCGGCGCGCTCGGCCTCGACGCGGCGCAGTACCGCTTCCTGGCCGACCGCCATTTCGGCGTGGGCGCCGACCAGATCCTCAGCGTGCGGCCCGCGCCGGCCGAGGGCGTCGATTTCCAGTACGTCATCCACAACGCCGACGGCGGCGAGGTCGAGCAGTGCGGCAACGGCGCGCGCTGCTTCATGCGCTTCGTGCGCGAGCACGGGCTGACCGACAAGGAGCAGGTGCGGGTGCAGACGCTGTCGGGGGTCATCGAGCCGAAGATGGGCGCCGACGGCCGCGTGACGGTGGACATGGGCGCCCCCATCTTCGAGCCGCAGCGCGTGCCCTTCGACACCGCCGGCCTGGACCCGCAGCACGACAACGGTTGGCACACCTGGCACCTCACCCTGGGCACGCACGCCGACAGCGCGAAGGTGTCGGTGGCGGTGCTCTCGATGGGCAATCCGCATGCGGTCCAGATCGTGCCCGATGTCGATGCCGCGCCGGTGGCGAAGCAGGGCCCGGCGATCGAGCACCATCCGCGCTTTCCCCAGCGCGTGAATGCCGGCTTCATGCAGATCGTCGATCGCGGCCATGTGCGCCTGCGGGTGTTCGAGCGCGGCGCCGGCGAGACCCTGGCCTGCGGCACCGGCGCCTGCGCCGCGGTGGTGGCGGGCATCCGCCTCGGGCGGCTCGACACCCGCGTCGACGTGCAGACCCGGGGCGGGCTGCTGACCATCGAGTGGGCCGGCGACGGCGCGCCGGTGCTGATGACGGGCCCCGCCGTCACCGTGTTCGAGGGCGACATCGAGGTCCCCGACGCCCCATGA
- a CDS encoding DUF484 family protein has translation MNPITEDDIANYLSNTPDFFERHAQLLAQVQLTSPHGNRAVSLQERQAEMLREKIKALEHRVMDMVRHGTENVVTADRLQRWTRGLLTTRDPRALPTRIASDLETLFVVPQVAIKIWDCDGSYLHEPYAQQVSEDMKALATSLTAPYCGLNAGFEVAGWLAEPQAAVSIALIPLRPEPEAAAFGLLVLASPDAHRFNAEMGTDFLERIAELASAALSRLRS, from the coding sequence ATGAATCCCATCACCGAAGACGATATCGCCAACTACCTCTCGAACACGCCCGACTTCTTCGAACGCCATGCGCAGCTGCTGGCCCAGGTGCAGCTCACCAGCCCGCACGGCAACCGCGCCGTGAGCCTGCAGGAGCGCCAGGCCGAGATGCTGCGCGAGAAGATCAAGGCGCTGGAGCACCGCGTGATGGACATGGTGCGCCACGGCACCGAGAACGTCGTCACCGCCGACCGCCTGCAGCGCTGGACCCGCGGCCTGCTGACCACGCGCGACCCGCGCGCGCTGCCCACGCGTATCGCGAGCGACCTGGAGACGCTGTTCGTGGTGCCGCAGGTCGCGATCAAGATCTGGGACTGCGACGGCAGCTACCTCCACGAGCCCTACGCGCAGCAGGTGAGCGAGGACATGAAGGCGCTGGCCACCTCGCTCACCGCGCCCTACTGCGGCCTCAACGCGGGCTTCGAGGTCGCTGGCTGGCTGGCCGAGCCGCAGGCGGCGGTGTCGATCGCGCTGATCCCGCTGCGTCCCGAACCCGAGGCGGCGGCTTTCGGCCTGCTGGTGCTCGCATCGCCCGATGCGCATCGCTTCAACGCCGAGATGGGCACCGACTTCCTGGAGCGCATTGCCGAGCTGGCCTCGGCGGCGCTGTCGCGGCTGCGTTCTTGA
- a CDS encoding YdcF family protein, with protein MIARRALAGAVLVLLLGYAAIHATVWLHARERLAHPPARAADAALVLGNRAYRDGRPNPCLTGRVDAAIALARAGQVRQLLLSGGVDKEDGRIEAEVMQQHARDSGYEGALLMEPVSQSTRENLARSRPLLEAAGVKRVIVVSEPYHLWRVERLAHAAGFDRRFEVQYAAAPTACWQRWGMAFRGALREPLAIVNNAANGYLH; from the coding sequence TTGATCGCGCGGCGCGCGCTGGCGGGCGCGGTCCTCGTGCTGCTGCTGGGCTATGCGGCGATCCACGCCACGGTCTGGCTGCATGCGCGCGAGCGGCTTGCGCACCCGCCGGCGCGCGCGGCCGATGCGGCGCTGGTGCTCGGCAACCGCGCGTACCGCGACGGCCGGCCCAACCCGTGCCTGACCGGGCGCGTCGATGCCGCCATCGCGCTGGCGCGCGCGGGGCAGGTGCGCCAGCTCCTGCTCTCGGGCGGCGTGGACAAGGAAGACGGCCGCATCGAGGCCGAGGTGATGCAGCAGCATGCGCGCGACTCGGGCTACGAGGGCGCGCTGCTGATGGAGCCGGTGTCGCAGTCCACGCGGGAGAACCTCGCGAGGTCGCGGCCACTGCTCGAGGCGGCGGGCGTGAAGCGCGTGATCGTCGTCTCCGAGCCCTATCACCTCTGGCGCGTCGAGCGCCTTGCGCACGCGGCCGGCTTCGACCGCCGCTTCGAGGTGCAGTACGCCGCCGCGCCCACTGCCTGCTGGCAGCGCTGGGGCATGGCCTTCCGGGGTGCGTTGCGCGAGCCGCTGGCCATCGTGAACAATGCCGCCAATGGATACCTTCACTGA
- a CDS encoding tyrosine recombinase XerC, with protein sequence MDTFTESPLVERYLEHVRVERRLADRTVELYAIHLKTLIVNAAAAGLPLEQVQTAHVRRWMAQLHSAGRESRGIALVLSCWRGFYRWLGHEGRIVANPVQDVHAPKAGRPLPKALAVDEAVQLAQLHDDEADPWTEARDRAIVELLYGCGLRVGELTGLDLRASNTARGWVDLDAQEASVLGKGSKRRTVPVGAKAAEALADWLARREDCAALPAARLRDPAGAAALFIGRTGTRLSPHAIWRQLRQRSLKAGLAAPVHPHMLRHSFASHVLQSSSDLRAVQELLGHASISTTQVYTRLDFQHLAKAYDAAHPRARVKEDGGKK encoded by the coding sequence ATGGATACCTTCACTGAATCGCCGCTGGTCGAGCGGTATCTCGAGCACGTGCGGGTCGAGCGTCGATTGGCAGATCGCACCGTCGAGCTCTATGCGATCCACCTCAAGACGCTGATCGTGAACGCCGCAGCCGCCGGACTGCCGCTGGAGCAGGTGCAGACCGCCCATGTGCGCCGCTGGATGGCGCAGTTGCACAGCGCGGGCCGGGAGTCGCGCGGCATCGCGCTGGTGCTGTCCTGCTGGCGCGGCTTCTACCGCTGGCTGGGCCACGAGGGGCGGATCGTTGCGAACCCGGTGCAGGATGTGCACGCGCCCAAGGCTGGGCGGCCGCTGCCGAAGGCGCTGGCGGTCGACGAGGCGGTGCAACTTGCGCAATTGCATGACGACGAGGCCGACCCCTGGACCGAGGCCCGCGACCGCGCCATCGTGGAGCTGCTCTATGGCTGCGGCCTGCGCGTCGGCGAGCTCACCGGCCTCGACCTGCGCGCCAGCAACACGGCGCGCGGCTGGGTTGATCTCGACGCGCAGGAGGCCAGCGTGCTCGGCAAGGGCAGCAAGCGGCGCACCGTGCCGGTCGGCGCCAAGGCGGCCGAGGCGCTGGCGGACTGGCTGGCGCGGCGCGAAGACTGCGCGGCGCTGCCGGCGGCGCGGCTGCGCGATCCGGCCGGCGCCGCGGCGCTCTTCATCGGCCGCACCGGCACCCGCCTGTCGCCCCATGCCATCTGGCGCCAGTTGCGCCAGCGCAGCCTGAAGGCGGGCCTGGCCGCGCCGGTGCATCCGCACATGCTGCGCCACTCCTTCGCGAGCCACGTGCTGCAGTCCAGCAGCGACCTGCGCGCCGTACAGGAACTGCTGGGCCACGCCAGCATCTCGACCACGCAGGTCTACACGCGGCTGGATTTCCAGCACCTGGCCAAGGCCTACGATGCGGCACATCCGCGGGCCCGGGTGAAAGAAGACGGCGGCAAGAAATGA
- a CDS encoding class I SAM-dependent rRNA methyltransferase, with translation MKTLRLRPGKERSLLRRHPWIFESAIAKGGGDAGETVRIEADDGRFLAWAAFSPHSKIRARAWSFDEQQRIDSAFMTSRVASAVAARERFELPSDGVRLVHGEADGLPGLIVDRYGDTLVAQFLSAGAERWKSVLADALLAATGLAKLYERSDASGREREGLAPAAGWLRGSGPTELTIREHDWQLTLDIATGHKTGFYLDQRDSRGRFAELARRRRFRRVLNCFCYTGGFTVAAMAGLKAAGALDGAELLSIDSSLPALERARAHVALNGFEGARAEFLDADVNASLRRFLDEGRSFDAIVLDPPKFAPTVAHAERAARAYKDLNRLALKLLVPGGVLLTFSCSGGIGADLFHKIVASAGIDAGVDGYISERLGAAPDHPMTIEFPEGEYLKGLVVVRK, from the coding sequence ATGAAAACACTCCGCCTGCGCCCCGGCAAGGAACGCTCGTTGCTGCGCCGCCATCCGTGGATCTTCGAATCGGCCATCGCCAAGGGCGGCGGCGATGCGGGCGAGACGGTGCGCATCGAGGCTGACGACGGCCGCTTCCTGGCGTGGGCGGCCTTCAGCCCGCATTCCAAGATCCGCGCGCGGGCCTGGAGTTTCGACGAGCAGCAGCGCATCGATTCGGCTTTCATGACGTCGCGGGTGGCGAGCGCGGTGGCGGCGCGGGAGCGCTTCGAGTTGCCGAGCGACGGCGTGCGCCTGGTGCACGGCGAGGCCGATGGCCTGCCGGGGTTGATCGTCGACCGCTACGGCGACACGCTGGTGGCGCAGTTCCTGTCGGCCGGGGCCGAGCGCTGGAAGAGCGTGCTGGCCGATGCGCTGCTGGCGGCCACCGGCCTGGCGAAGCTCTATGAGCGCTCCGACGCGAGCGGCCGCGAGCGCGAGGGGTTGGCGCCCGCGGCCGGCTGGCTGCGCGGCAGCGGGCCCACCGAACTGACCATCCGCGAGCACGACTGGCAGCTCACGCTGGACATCGCCACCGGGCACAAGACCGGCTTCTACCTCGACCAGCGCGACAGCCGCGGGCGCTTCGCGGAGCTGGCGCGGCGCCGGCGCTTCCGGCGCGTGCTCAACTGCTTTTGCTACACGGGCGGCTTCACGGTCGCGGCGATGGCCGGGCTGAAGGCGGCGGGCGCGCTCGATGGGGCGGAGCTGCTGTCCATCGACTCCTCGCTGCCGGCGCTGGAGCGCGCGCGGGCCCATGTGGCCCTCAACGGCTTCGAAGGCGCCCGCGCCGAGTTCCTGGACGCCGATGTCAATGCCTCCCTGCGCCGCTTTCTCGACGAGGGCCGCAGCTTCGATGCCATCGTGCTCGACCCGCCCAAGTTCGCCCCCACCGTGGCCCATGCCGAACGCGCGGCGCGGGCCTACAAGGACCTCAACCGGCTCGCCCTGAAGCTGCTGGTGCCGGGCGGCGTGCTGCTGACCTTCTCCTGCTCGGGCGGCATCGGCGCCGACCTGTTCCACAAGATCGTGGCCTCGGCCGGCATCGATGCGGGCGTGGACGGCTATATCAGCGAGCGCCTGGGCGCGGCGCCGGACCACCCGATGACCATCGAGTTCCCCGAGGGCGAGTACCTGAAAGGCTTGGTGGTCGTGCGCAAGTGA
- a CDS encoding CobW family GTP-binding protein, translating to MALIPATILTGFLGSGKTTLLKRILSEAHGQKIAVIENEFGEENIDNDILVTESKEQIVQMSNGCICCTIREDLREALQLLAAKKRKGLLDFDRVVIETTGLADPGPVAQTFFMDDEIAESYLLDSILTLVDAKHAPQQLNDRQEARRQVGFADQIFISKSDLVAAEETEALIHRLKHMNPRAPQQKVHFGDVPLKDVFDLRGFNLNAKLDIDPDFLKEEEEHDHDHAHGEHCDHPSHKHEGHGHHHHHDDDVKSFVFRADRPFDPARLEDFLGAIVNIYGPRMLRYKGVLNMQGTERKVIFQGVHQLMGSDLGPAWGPDEKRNSRMVFIGIDLPREILEQGLEQCLV from the coding sequence ATGGCCCTGATCCCCGCCACCATCCTCACCGGCTTCCTCGGCTCCGGCAAGACCACGCTGCTCAAGCGCATCCTGAGCGAGGCGCACGGGCAGAAGATCGCCGTGATCGAGAACGAGTTCGGCGAGGAGAACATCGACAACGACATCCTGGTCACCGAGTCCAAGGAGCAGATCGTGCAGATGAGCAACGGCTGCATCTGCTGCACCATCCGCGAGGACCTGCGCGAGGCCCTGCAGCTGCTGGCCGCCAAGAAGCGCAAGGGGCTGCTCGACTTCGACCGCGTGGTGATCGAGACCACCGGCCTGGCCGATCCGGGCCCGGTGGCGCAGACCTTCTTCATGGACGACGAGATCGCCGAAAGCTATCTGCTGGACTCGATCCTCACGCTGGTGGACGCCAAGCATGCGCCGCAGCAGCTCAACGACCGCCAGGAAGCGCGCCGCCAGGTGGGCTTCGCTGACCAGATCTTCATCAGCAAGAGCGATCTGGTGGCGGCCGAGGAGACCGAGGCGCTGATCCACCGCCTCAAGCACATGAACCCGCGTGCCCCGCAGCAGAAGGTGCATTTCGGCGACGTGCCGTTGAAGGACGTGTTCGACCTGCGCGGCTTCAACCTCAATGCCAAGCTGGACATCGATCCGGACTTCCTGAAGGAGGAAGAGGAGCACGACCACGACCATGCGCACGGCGAGCATTGCGACCACCCCTCGCACAAGCACGAGGGTCATGGCCACCACCATCACCACGATGACGACGTGAAGAGCTTCGTCTTCCGCGCCGACCGGCCCTTCGACCCGGCCCGGCTGGAGGACTTCCTGGGCGCAATCGTCAACATCTACGGCCCGCGCATGCTGCGCTACAAGGGCGTGCTGAACATGCAGGGCACCGAGCGCAAGGTGATCTTCCAGGGCGTGCACCAGCTGATGGGCAGCGACCTCGGCCCGGCCTGGGGACCGGACGAAAAGCGCAACAGCCGCATGGTGTTCATCGGCATCGACCTGCCGCGCGAGATCCTGGAGCAGGGGCTGGAACAGTGCCTGGTCTGA
- the dksA gene encoding RNA polymerase-binding protein DksA, with protein MKKPVAQAKPVSRPAVKKTAVAKQAAPAAKKVSAPKTVGPVAPPKPSATSKAKAAGAGASSSTHAAGTRAAAPASSIPVKKAVAAPAAATPAMTTPTTPSDTSPSNAPAPARGGRVSRLSQLTVPSMPQSVASTAAKSSFVQDLKTALVPPPPVAIKKDPKLANNWKTKSVEELTDAEVIAMPDSEYMNEKQMAFFRLKLQALKREILESAGETTEHLREDTVVVPDPADRATIEEEHALELRTRDRERKLLKKIEQSIQRIDAGDYGYCDETGEPIGLGRLLARPTATLSIEAQQRRELKQKMFGD; from the coding sequence GTGAAGAAACCAGTCGCCCAGGCAAAGCCCGTGTCCAGACCGGCCGTCAAGAAGACGGCGGTTGCGAAGCAGGCCGCGCCCGCCGCGAAGAAGGTTTCCGCGCCCAAGACCGTCGGACCTGTCGCGCCGCCGAAGCCTTCTGCCACGAGCAAGGCCAAGGCTGCGGGTGCAGGTGCTTCCTCATCAACCCACGCGGCCGGTACTCGCGCCGCCGCACCAGCTTCATCGATCCCCGTTAAAAAGGCGGTTGCGGCCCCTGCCGCAGCGACACCTGCTATGACCACTCCGACCACCCCCTCCGACACCTCTCCCTCCAACGCACCCGCACCCGCTCGCGGCGGGCGCGTCTCGCGGCTGTCGCAGCTGACCGTGCCCTCCATGCCGCAATCGGTGGCATCCACCGCGGCCAAGTCCAGCTTCGTCCAGGACTTGAAGACCGCGCTGGTGCCGCCGCCGCCCGTCGCCATCAAGAAAGACCCGAAGCTGGCCAACAACTGGAAGACGAAGTCGGTCGAGGAGCTCACCGATGCCGAGGTGATTGCCATGCCGGACTCCGAGTACATGAACGAGAAGCAGATGGCCTTCTTCCGGCTCAAGCTGCAAGCGCTCAAGCGCGAGATCCTCGAGAGCGCCGGCGAGACCACCGAGCACCTGCGGGAGGACACCGTCGTGGTGCCCGACCCGGCCGACCGCGCCACCATCGAGGAAGAGCACGCGCTCGAACTGCGCACCCGCGACCGCGAGCGCAAGCTGCTGAAGAAGATCGAGCAGTCGATCCAGCGCATCGACGCCGGCGACTACGGCTACTGCGACGAGACGGGCGAGCCGATCGGCCTCGGCCGGCTGCTGGCGCGCCCGACTGCCACGCTGTCGATCGAGGCGCAGCAGCGCCGCGAGCTCAAGCAGAAGATGTTCGGCGACTGA